Genomic window (Pleurodeles waltl isolate 20211129_DDA chromosome 2_2, aPleWal1.hap1.20221129, whole genome shotgun sequence):
ttcggccagtttctttcccagtggccaaatgagattagtatcaaggcacaacacatcataaaacctttcatcacacacaaaccatgcctaatcttacacacacctgtctctgtttctttctttatgacttgctttacaaggaggaggtgcctgtttatattgggggtccgtcgatatctgatgaaagtactgagccttgccgggtaattgattgaggccTGGACAAACTGAATTTTGGCTTGTCATCATaagcctgctatttctttgtagtgaaaatatgtgaatggtcaactgtaaaataaggaatgtttgcctaaagcataatattttgtataaaagagaaggttagctttgcaaagggagcagtctcctgagaatatacactgtgtagtacttctaggatacctgttactggctgcagccaataaacaagatctttgacttcaccaagaagactctgtgtttctgtagtctgaaacaggaaggactcgaagtcttagggtgtgttccctggcaccactgggttctgaaaaacccagtacttcagtgagGCAGAGAGCAGGGGTGGTGAGGACAGCTGCACCAGGCTCTTATGTGGAGATATCACATAACATTAATACAGTCTCAGAGGACCGCGGCAGAAGCATCACAGAGAGCACCAGACGTCTCTTATATGTTATTGTATACAATCCATACAGGGTGAGGGAGGGACCAGAGCAGAACCAGAACAGTCTGTGAAAGGCTCAGAGGGAACAGAAAGACACTGTTACATGGCCTCTGAGTGGGAGGAGACGATGGGTGAATGGCATGAACCTCTTACCAGTTGTTTGTCCTTCCTCAGGTCACGCTTTGAAATGTTACACATGTTCTGGAGCTACAAGCAACACAGAATGCGTGGAGCAAACCTGTTCCACTGGATTGGATTCCTACTGCAGGAGCACCTATGCATCTGGCTATGGTAAGGAAGGCTGACCACTGGGTGCAAAGGCTGTTTTATATTAAGCGCTCTACCTTAGAAAGggatttcccataatgcactgctaatCTGAGCCCCAGATTGCACTTGCATAGAGGTACCAGTGATATTGGAAATACTGGGTGTTGTGTTAATGTGAAAAGTAATATTGTATGCAAGGGTGTATCTTTTTAAATAATGTTAGGGGGGGGGGTCTGAGAATTCCCAACAAGCAGATGTAATTCATTTCATAAAGGCTGTCTGCTTAAAACCTTTAGCATATACAAAAAGATGTGGCAAGAGCTAAGGAAGTGCCATTGCATCCTCAGTGGTGGATTTAAACATTGTTCAatgacagcaaatgcaaaaacagacatagaacagacatgttttttttaatgatgagAGAACACTCCAGACAGGGGTTGTTGCCACATGTTAAAACACTGCTTAAACCTTCAACAATAACCATAATCCAGTGGGTGTCCAAGAAGAACCCAATCACATGCCTACTTGAAATCtgaccatatttaaaaataaaaaatatgaacatgTGAGTAAGGAATTGGAAAATTATTTGGGCTGGGTGACTGCCCACCCTGGGAAATAATCACAACCCCGGTGAGCATAATCCATCAAACTCAATACATTTATTTGAGGTCATCCcccttgtagctatggcacaggGCAGACAGGCTTCACATAGGGTaaggtgtaaaatatttatacagtactcaaacagtagtaaagtcaaaatgcaaaactatAAAGATCCGgaaccatttttttaaagtaacatttaataaatataatgatatcaaaatgacaaaaatacaataagtacaACTGGATATATTAATTTTGGTTGGAAATAGCACCATGAAAAAGTAAAGCACCAGTCAtagtcaatggtcatggtagaTTGGGATCAAGGTGCAATTTCACACTGACTGAGTGGATTGGTCACAGTGAACATCTGGAAGTTAGAAAGTTCGAAAAGATTTCCAAGTCCCACAGCTTCtgaggaaaagttttcaaaagtttcctaAATTTCTCCTGGTGCCCCAACAACCACAAAAGAAATGTTCTAACGCCCCAAGGACCTTTGGGAAGGTGCTTAGATACTAACAGGTCATTAGGCAGAGGCCAAAAGCAGGATCCAGTTTCTGCCCAGTTGCCAccggtcagctgggtacttccaggagAAAGCTTCTTGTCTCATGGTATCCACACAGAAGGCCAGCAATCTCTGGGACACCAGTGCGGGCTCCCCATGTAATCCTGgccctgctctcatgctatgcttagcatgggagcagcatcaggattggtctgagcagcttgttctgccactcagacagtgcacttgGGTCCATGcacgttggagaaacctaagtgcgcatgtcagtttggctggcttaAGAAGGCcaaccaaactgacatgtgcacttagatgcACTCTCTCCACTCCTCCTACCCCATCCCATGGTCCAGCTCCACCCCTCCCTGCCCATGTTGGCTCAGAACCAGTAGctaaaaaataaagtgataatcaaatattgttttatttttcagctgctggctctgagccagttgGGTGTTGCTCCTTGACCACtgtggaggagccgtccctgcctGTACAGAAGCATCAGCGAGAGGGGTGGCACGCCCCTGCTGTGGATGTGTCTGGGAGAGCTCCCATCACCATCACAACTGTGCAGAAGTAACTCATGCCACTCGTAGGTGTGTTTCTGGGATAGAAAGCTGGTGCTCCTGCTATCTATCAAACTGCTGCCCACGGTATTCACAAGTCTACTAGCCACAAACATTCCGTGTTATCACTGGTAATGTCTAATTTACAAAAAGCCCAAATGTGATTAAATCATTTATTACATTAAATTATTATTTAAATCATTATAAATTCTCGAAATCATGATAACTGAGGATGAACGATTAAATTCAAGCAACTTTTTAAAAGAAACTAATAATAATTCAGGGCACAAAGTTGACATTAAAATGATAATTGTGATTCCAGTTGTCACACTTTTTCTGTAGCGATAGAGCCCAGATTCCAGCTTTCTGCACATTTCAAAGGGGGCGGCATAGCTGGCTCCTTTGACAGAATAGACCCCGTGTCAGTGGCCACACTTGTGGCTGCCTGGAGGGGCCAGGTGGCAGCACGCCCCCAGGGGTAGATGGTAGAGGTCACAGAGAGAACGTTCCCGAGGTTAAAGGCCAAAGCATCAGTTGGCGAATGGCCTGTGTCATTGAATTCTCTCCTGATGAAAGCACACTTGTGTGTAAGTTTACAGCCTTTTGTAATACACAAAGCAATTCTACCAGAGGTATATTTCTGAATACATGTCTTTTTATGTGCGGACCCTCTGCCACTAGGGCTGAAACtctgcagttgtaaagatactacttgtaatatTGCTTTCTgaatcacaacacatcacaaaccTACACAGAAGAGCAAGTTTAGGTTGGTGCATCAGGTTCTCAATCGTGGGAGGCCAGGTGATAGCACACTCAGGATTGGAGGCTGCACAATTAGCTCATGGTACAACCCATGGGATTGTCTGTCTGAGGCTCGGGTATGACATCAGAAGACAACAGAAGATGCAGTGAATGCATACATCAGGCAGGAGAAAAGTCCAATGGTTTTTCAACAGGGCTTCCTTGGAACATGGAACCATCAGAGGGTAATGTTGAGACAAAGGTGAAACTGGAGACCAAGCAGAGTCAGTGTGATGGCCGGAGGTTGAGGTGTGCCACTGACTGTCTCCGAGTCTGTCTACTTCCTATGGTTCCCCTTACAATCCCTGTGTAATAATCCTTGTACTTCTTCGCAGGGGTTTCAGCCATGAGCAAGATCTGTGCGTCAAGCTGCACGGCGGGCTCGGACACTGTTCTAGGTGTGACATCTAAAGTGACCTGCTGCACCACTGACCTGTGCAATGGTGCCCCCAGCGCGCGGACCAGCTACACCCTTCTCTCGCTGGCAGCGGGCATCAGCGCCCTCCTGGTCAGAGCTGTGCTTTGAGGTGAGGATCTTGGAACATTTTACCTTTCACAGCCTCACAGGGCTCCAGGTGGTGCATCTCAACAGGGTACGAGCAGCACCTCTACGGACCTTCAGGGATGTGCCCCCCGTAGTAGGTGGCTGTACCTTCTTGTCAATACCTGGAGTGTAAGTTGCTTCTTCTCCAATGTGACTTCATCACTCATGGATCATGCTTGTTAAATTACATAGGAGGTTCGCATCTGGAGGCATGTGTCAGTTCATACATGTTTGATTTAATTGTCGCTGAAAGCGTCAATGTTACGGTCATCTTAAAAAACTAGCTGTTTCTTTGGGCTCTACTCAGTTATTAATGAGAGGCAATAACCTACTCCCTTAGAGCTCAGAAATTAACCTCAGGGGCGTAGCTGTTTGGGGAGGGGAGTTTTTGCCATTACCCCCACCccataaaaaatgtattatgtaGGAAATGGTTGGGTATAAGTGCTTTCAGCCACGTGATGTGAAGTGTTTGTTGGATTTCacgctgacaaaaacacacactctttcTCGTCTTTactttgaaggccttaaaaatgttgaaGAGTTTGAACAATAGCGCGTTTTGAGTAGCTGcaacaatccacactcctctctctttccaccgCCCCAGAAGCCCCCTCATGTTCTGCTAATGATATaacgggccagatttaagaaaattagCACTGAATCCAGTCCAGCGCCACTTTTCTCAggcccccttagcgccccctaactccaccatgtgtgccccatatcGAAGATACAGCGCAccctggcagtagttaggggaaccatcgtcaacatttttgatgctagtttggaactTTGCTGGATGAGCGTCAACAAattgtacgctaatcctgcaagggaCCCAGAAGCCcagtgtaaccaatggaagcctttttttaacgcctgctctgagcaagtgttaaaagtgcccaaaaaaatgacgcaaaaaaatatTTTCGATTTCTTGGTCCCATTATTTCAGGCCCCCTAACGGGTGAACACTcctcatgcatacattatgcatggcacagtcataatgtagcacaaagggttgcaaagtgaagcatggcatgcattgggccactttgtaaatttggcactgcgattttggcctagttgggccacattagtgtaaaggaaaattatgctaatgtggggcaaggaggcgctAGCGGGCCTTAAATCTGTCTCAGTGTATTTTAACAAGACGGACCCGGAACAGACATAGAAGACATAGAAGAGGTGAAGCTCACGTGCTATAGCAGGTGAGCTTCACCTcttctattctttttcttttcctttttcttagtTTTGTCTTCTTTTCTAGTTGGTTGTTCTGgctccttcttttttctttgggtGATTTTCATTTTTCAATGTTGTTATTTTTGGTTAATACTTTGTGAAGTATAGGAATCACGGCTATCAAGGGGAGCACTTATAGATAAAACTCATTCCAGGGTAGACAAAGGAAGGCCCGttagcaccccaccagcaggagcTCTCTCAGAGCGTTGCTATCTGGCCCTGTAGCTTGGCTCCACCCTCGATTTATAGTCTTGAAATTAAATGTAAGTCTGTGCTAAGAATCTGAAACCAATCCCTGTCACTGCGAGTAACTCTTCTCTCAGTGTGTGGGGCTCCCTCGCCCAACCAGAgttgtggctacctgtgggctacactACCCTTGAAAAATAGTGTTGGACAATGGCTTCAACCTCTATGTCCAATATGCCAGCCTGTATGAACAAAAGAGCATTTcctctttatggatcaaatctgtttattgatttttcaattatAAAACATCGCATACGCAACACATCACAATATTACCATTAGGTTCACAGGTAGCTTACTGCATGCGCAACGGTAGAAATAAAAAACCTTAAATTCAAAATACAACTTTGTTTCCCCACAGCTGGCTGACAATACAAGAATCAAACAATCTCAGGCTCCTTTACAATATAGTCCTGGTCCTATATATACATCTCCTTGAAGGTGCGCTCCCATCcactcaattcaaattcagaaccctcaagTAAGTCGGACATGTCAGTTCTGAAAACTCCCTGGATAGAATTAGTAAGTATGGTTGtcaaagttctttaaagtccccgctCCATTTAAAGCTAAGGCCATTTGccgtcccttcaatgatctcaggggaaaagtgagaggattgggaaggcccaacaagatatatgcaggaaatctagggatctgagtgtcaaaagccctGTCCACAGTGTCTATTATGTTCTTCCAGTACCGATgtagtttgggacaatgccatagtaAATGCCCAAGCGTGCCCCCTCCCCACACCTCCTCCAGCAAAGACTAGATTTATCGTGATCCCAAGCGtagatccttgctggggtgtaataccaggaggaggccactttataggctgtctctgtgtctgctgcattgtaagctgtgtggtgcgccctataaaaaACATTCTCCCACTCGTCTTCCGATAACTCTCTCTCtagttccctctcccatctcaattgaTCCTCAGTCTTGGGTGGACGGGCCTCCCCCGCAGGAGAGCATAGAGCTCAGAAACCACGCGCTTATcgccctttttcattagaatccatttttcaaacggtgttaacggcctatccatgaagcaccaatgtttctcagaagacggtcggctccattccaagaggaaacgcaattGTGTTGCTTGAaagtatcgaaggaggcaggggacTGCCAGCCCACCCTCCCGCTTAGGGCGATACAGCACCTGTCCCGGTAGCCGCACtgccttcccttcccatataaatcttagaaccgccgtttggagggtcgctatcgttcgCGACGGGGGCTCCAGCGGAAGCGCCTGAAACAGATACAGtatacgtggtaggatggtcatcttcactgccgccaccctgcccaaccaagacagTTTGATTCTCCCCCAAGACTCTAAGTCATGTTGCACCTCCCAGGTTAGTTTTGCGTAGTTCAATGACGCTGTGCGGGCGACTATGGAGCCCAGCTCTATCCCCAAGTACGGAAGCCccgaggaagaccatataaaatggaatcgggccttcaggtccctttcatgctcagcactgataaacttgccgatagcctgcgattttagcatgttcatccggaaccccgagacccgtccaaattcctctaaAACACCTATTAGTGCCGGCAATGAGGTCATAGGCAGCATTCCCTCTTTAGTGTGACTACcatgtgcccttcaaaggtggcttaaTAATTGAAGCTTGGTTTATATGCTCACTGCTACTCTGCGCATTCTGCCCAGAAGGCGCCACACCTCCCATCTATGCGGGTCCTTTCTTCCCTTtccacaggagagcagaaaccgcTCTAGGACAGCAGCTGTAACTACTGATACATTGGGTCaacaaattggcaactttaaaattCACCCTTTGTAAAATAGTTAAATTAAACATGACTTGAACAATAGGTGGAGTttaatgcaatgtttttttaaaatactttgcaGTGTCATATTTAGTAGTCCCATCTGGATGTTAGCATTGCTGAGCTGCCAGTGTGTAACTCGATACTCTCTGATGGGGCTGCTAGCCTTGCTGCAGTAAATACATCAATGCAGGGTTTTTACATCCAGGACATGTAAAGGTTACAaaatacatgtccttctttttaacaTAATGCACTCTGCCTGTAGGGCTTGATAGGAATGCTGTAGAGGTGACTATcaagtattgaaaagaaaaatctgtACTTTGCCATTGGGTTAACTGGAAAGATGAACACTCCTCCTGTCTGTATTGGGCGGCTGAGAGACATGCTTTTCATTGTCAGACTAGTGGTGGCACAACCAGCACTTCAGTCCATGAGTGGCACTTAGCACACAGGCCCTATTTCCACCTGGTATCATTAACTTATACCGATTGGGTGAAGTCAACAAAACTTCAAGGTCAGAGCACTAGAACTGAGACCTAGACTGCAGGTCTCAATGCATCTCAGGGTTGAAAAATCAGCATCTAATAGTCAAAATGTGGGAGCAAAAAATGGGGGTGGAGCTGCAAACGGTCATTGCCTTACCGATGGCCACATTTGATTAAGAGGATATGCATTCGTGTTAACATGGTAATCAATTCTATTGTatttggttgatgcagcacaaaagATCAAAGACATGGGTACATCAGGGAAAAATGCATTCAAATGAGCAGTAAAACCTTACAAAGGTTAAGTAATATTGCTCTGTGTCTCCAGATAAAGTGAACTCACACAATAAATCCCCCCTCCTTCTATCCTAATAGTCACCCTCCATTGGGATTGTTGCCCATACTCATGTCTGAACTATCCTCACCTCTGAGGACATTCCACCTGACAGTCCCTCCATACTTATGAGCCAAGTGGCTTCCTATTACCTCTCGCTGACCTGTTTCATCAGTCTTATGATCCTGGGGTCGCCTGTTCAAACTGCAAACCATCACCCTAGCTACCGCattggtgctctgtattttaaatatggcgttaCCATGGTGTCACTAggcgggcgctaaggggcacaaggaaagtggcgctgcacttttaataaatctgcccccaagtcttTAGGACAGGAAAACGGCCacattgtaaaagtggcattttcagaattgggacttaagatgcaactttaccattaaagggggtttTAAATTACAACACCCATTTAAAAGCTATCACGTGTTAAATGCTACGGCATAACCTAATGAGACAATCCCTGCAGTAGcgaaaaactaatttgagagtaATTTAAAACTCTCTGGTCTATTCAGAACCTGCTCTAGGGTGTTAAAAACAAGGTTTATGCTTCGCACAATGTTACTTTGCCAGgccaaatggcagtttaagactgcactccCAGGCTGCAATGGATTGCGGCACGTTTAAACTTAAAGTGTTATTTAATGGGTGCAAAACAAGAGCCTcgtgtccactagtagcattgaatgtaCTGGCCCTGGGGACATGTGGTGCCTCTTTATGAGGGACTTACGAGCAATGGAAATGTgacaattggatgtaagccaattggaacatgtttaaaggagagggaagagcactttagcactggttagcagtggtaacgtgtacaGCATTCTAAGGCCACCTAAAGTGACTTCAGCAaatataggaggggtgaaggcaaaatgtttgtgggaagaccaccctaaggttgacaggccTAACAGGAATGTTTGCAGAAATTTGGTTCCAGGGAACATCATTTGTGTATCACCAATTAAGGTATCTTGATGtgttttgatcctgttaaaatcTTCAGAATTAAAGATGTGGCACATTTGTGCTTTCGCaaatgctgatatattttgaaatatttgcgtAGTTCATTTACATGCActtaaattttgttttgtgttataaaataattatatcttacagcctttcctttgactctccctgtaccccagcacaaTTGTCATAAAAGCTACCTGTAGTTAGTGAAAGAAACAATATCAGTATTCTGTTGAAAATTTAAGCAGCAATTTGTCGAAAAGCATAGCCTGACATTAGACCTCTGTCAGTGAACACAAAATGCGAGAAGATAAAAGACAAATTTAAattcatctttattgctcattcactttctgaaactCCAACATGGTTGttttagtggtgctgcagcacaccCATAACTCCTACTTCGAGCACTGTAATTTCTCTAGCATAACCTAATTTCTGCTCTAGATACTTCCTTCCATGCTAATAGGACTCCTTTGCAAAGGGAAAGTGCTATGCTTCAAGAAGTGTTTACAGCAGTTTACTGTGTgctcaccagtgaaaaagcagaaatACTCACTACACTGAGGCTGCTAAAACGCACCCAGAAGCCTTGCCTACCTCTGCCCGGATATGCCAGTTTAGGTAGaaggcacacacacatttacatgcaGATTTACAACCACACTGCTGGACTGACTGGTAACAGATCTAGCCACACCATTATCTATCCAAGGTGCACACTAAGTCCAACTGTTTAACTAGTTTGCTTTCAGAGATCCTATTGATCCTTTCCAAAACAAAAAGAAGTGCCCTTGAAACTtgaggccagatttactaagctcctgtgttgcccttgtgccatgcaaggcAATGCAACGGCTTAAATGAGATTAACTAAGTCATGCACAGCCACCTTGTGCGGCTCTGTGTTCCATAGGTGGAGCAAgacgttcccatgcatccatccatggaatttgtagcattcccaaatttacaaagatttgtaaacctAAGAATGTGTGAAAATGGCATGCCTACCCACCAGAGGCATAAAGAGGCAAAATATATGTATttcccctcattatttcctctttctatgtataccGCATTCAGCAGCAcaggcagaaagaggaaaatgcctcaaagtagtccattcctgcacaactaaaatcctgcctgtaacacaggcgcCCTTCCACCATTGTGCAGGCTTACCTGCATTGACGCAAGACAGCACTCAGTGCACCAGCACATCAGTGCTCATCAGTCAGACCCAGGCCCACAGGGACAGAATCCACTTGTGGTGCACAGGAGGGCCAGGCAGAGCCATAGATGATGACATCACCGGGGTTCAATGAGGCTCAAAGTGAGGTTACGTGTACAGGCAGCTCCTGATTACACCCTACAAGGGCATTAGAGAATTGCATGACTTCACTCTTCCCCAGAACTTGAGTCAGTGTCTCTCTTTCTTGGTTTAGTTACATAGGACACTGCGATAAGTGTGGTGAGTTACTAATCACTCCAGGTGCCATTGCTGAccattggggtccctgtacagactGAATATGTCAAGGAAGAGCATGGAACCCTAGGGTGCTCCACAGATGATAGAGATAGTGAAAGAAAATATCAGCACATTCCATGTGGAACTCCAGGATGTGCATAAGGGTGAGATACCTGACTGTGTTGAAGACTGCTGAGAGGTCACTTCACCAGGAGGAAGGGGGTCTGCAACATCTCCCGGCAGGGAGGGCTTCATGTACAATGTGTAAGGTAACAGTCTTACTGCTGGTGGGTGGTCAGAATCCAGACCCGTAGCCATGTACCAGACAGTTGGCACTGATACAGTCTTGGAGTTGAGAATAGATTACATTTTCTGTCCCAGGATGAAGGATATCTGCAAGATGGACCAGTAGTTGGAGAACTCAATAGGATTTGATGCAGAGTTTTAAGGAGAGGGGGGTCTGGCTGCCTTGAGAACCCCTGGGAAGATGCCTTCTAGCTTTTGTAAGATCAATACCATTGAATTTGTTTATTTGCAGCACAACACATCTGTGAAACTGCAATAGCATGCATTACTTGCATTACAACACAGTGAAAATTGAGACTATTTTATAAATTAGCATTGACATTCATTTTAGTAATTTAAATATGACATTAATCTACTTGATTCCATAGGTGGAATGCAGCAGGTCAAAGGGGTCGGGACTACCTACAGGTGAAACGGATCTGAACTACCCATGACACCTGCATgtttaactgtgatgtattaaggATATATAAGGATATATTAAGTATGTGAGCTCAGGATGCAGACCCCTTTTCTACAccttaaaatgtaaaagtacaatgCTGATGACCTCACACGTGTGATCCATATGCAAACAAACCTCATCTCACCTTCTGCtttttcaataaataaaaacataaatatctgGAATTGATGAATAAAAATAAAGACTCCTCATGTTGTCTGGTGTTTATTCCACTTCAAGGGCACTGGAACTACACCATGATTTCCAGTCCTGCTCCTTCTGTTACAGTGATGGATGAATGAGTGCacgttttatttcactaaatgctcTCAGTGTGATCTTGGACAAAGTACTATTCAAACTGTGGGTACTTTGTTGCACCATAAGTAATGACTATGTATGTAGCTCACACCAAAGACTGAATTTAAACTGAGCACAAGTGCTCATTTGACCAGATTTTAGGGACTCGTTTTATCGACCCTTAGACGGTTGAAAGGATGTTTCAATCATGCTGGGCCCGAGGCTGTGGTCTACAGCTCTCCCCGTTTGGCAACTATGATCTGAAGAACCAGTTGATTTGCCTCCTAGGCCTCCTGAATACTCtgccataacaagcattggcaaaacattgccaaagccggTAGGTCTGGCCTTGTTAAGCTGCTgcaatgtaattttgaaaatgttctgCTTTTGTTTCATAGGAGTCACAAATTAATAGGGCAACTATATGCCTAACGTGGTGGCAAGTA
Coding sequences:
- the LOC138283057 gene encoding lymphocyte antigen 6E-like, which produces MKAVFCSLLAAALLVGTGHALKCYTCSGATSNTECVEQTCSTGLDSYCRSTYASGYGVSAMSKICASSCTAGSDTVLGVTSKVTCCTTDLCNGAPSARTSYTLLSLAAGISALLVRAVL